From a single Sander vitreus isolate 19-12246 chromosome 2, sanVit1, whole genome shotgun sequence genomic region:
- the rln3b gene encoding relaxin-3b gives MWKAALLTLGLLVALVDKVRSNDGHPSFYGVKLCGREFIRAVIFTCGGSRWRRSIGDSGKRETMDTTLIGEEAFDPWNTNPIPQLVDEQDLAESKVWRDQTINEASVAAGFSRSARSPISEEVLEALRSADRKGRDVVIGLSNACCKWGCSKSEISSLC, from the exons ATGTGGAAGGCAGCACTCTTGACCCTGGGCTTGTTGGTGGCACTGGTAGACAAGGTGCGGTCCAATGATGGCCATCCCTCTTTCTATGGGGTGAAACTGTGTGGAAGAGAGTTCATACGAGCTGTCATCTTTACCTGTGGTGGTTCTCGCTGGAGGAGAAGCATAGGAGACTCAGGTAAGAGAGAGACTATGGATacaa CTCTTATTGGAGAAGAGGCCTTTGACCCATGGAACACAAATCCCATCCCTCAACTTGTCGACGAGCAGGATCTTGCAGAGTCCAAAGTATGGAGAGATCAAACAATAAATGAGGCATCTGTGGCTGCTGGATTCAGCCGCTCAGCTCGCTCACCAATCTCAGAGGAGGTGCTGGAGGCTCTACGGAGTGCAGATAGGAAAGGACGGGATGTAGTAATTGGACTGTCCAACGCCTGCTGCAAATGGGGCTGTAGCAAGAGTGAAATCAGCTCTCTGTGCTGA